One Carassius auratus strain Wakin chromosome 3, ASM336829v1, whole genome shotgun sequence genomic region harbors:
- the LOC113051071 gene encoding zona pellucida sperm-binding protein 4 isoform X2 — MAWQGVKTVILVLCCINLALSLGSEPVSTLDPFASIDDEYSGVEADYSEVATQGSVQVMKSKLAVYCNNDTMKMILLDGSSSQVHILGVSVIESVYGAPVSCGYSLTQGRGHNILVVDYAGCPVISEDGHYTLRIHYQGEDGQLDVATVSCDAKQSLTPSLKHRSVQSEQIPVCARVPPTQPYESSPPLSPSYPLLLNSKPRGCSISDNQRVSCGSSGITQDECLATGCCFDERSSVCYYPMDECTADKNFVFAVYNDFTNLPVNPMNLMLGGKTGCKPVISNKDFAIFKFSVSECGTRSFVIGETVIYLAEVQTMIKVRNLKYGVISRDNPIRLMVECRYPRVSAAPMFAGPVLASAGYMVMSPSLPPFLVSEGRFGVQLLISLDETFTKFYPQCHQPLHVLLGKSVYLELRLRSRKPAATLIVHYCVAYPRSAKSALILLFDGCPNPLDSGTTSILYMKHLPQNRHQRRFEIKAFQFMDLSTRKYLNEEIYFLCSTEVCLPSGSPCTETCFDGKFP; from the exons ATGGCTTGGCAGGGTGTGAAAACAGTAATTCTTGTTTTATGTTGCATTAATTTAGCTCTGTCTCTGGGTTCAGAGCCGGTCTCTACTTTAGATCCTTTTGCAAGCATAGATGATGAATATTCTGGTGTTGAAGCTGATTACTCAGAAGTGGCAACTCAAGGCAGTGTACAGGTGATGAAATCAAAGCTGGCGGTCTACTGTAACAATGATACTATGAAAATGATTTTGCTAGATGGTTCGTCCAGTCAAGTTCACATTTTGG gTGTTTCAGTAATTGAATCTGTGTATGGGGCTCCAGTGTCCTGTGGATACTCGCTGACACAAGGCCGTGGCCATAATATTTTGGTTGTTGACTATGCTGGCTGTCCTGTCATCTCGGAG GATGGCCATTACACTCTGCGGATCCACTATCAAGGTGAAGACGGACAGTTGGATGTCGCTACGGTCTCTTGTGATGCAAAACAAAGTCTCACTCCTTCCCTAAAACATCGGAGTGTACAGTCAGAACAGATTCCAGTTTGTGCAAGAGTCCCCCCAACACAACCCTACGAGTCCTCACCTCCCCTTTCCCCATCATATCCACTGCTGCTGAACAGCAAACCAAGAG GCTGCAGCATCTCTGACAATCAGAGAGTGTCGTGTGGCTCCTCGGGTATAACACAAGATGAGTGTCTGGCCACAGGATGCTGTTTTGATGAGAGGTCCTCAGTCTGCTACTATCCCATGGATG aatgcactgctgaCAAGAACTTTGTCTTCGCTGTTTATAATGATTTCACAAACCTTCCTGTGAACCCCATGAACTTGATGCTTGGTGGAAAGACTGGTTGCAAGCCTGTTATCTCCAACAAAGACTTCGCCATCTTCAAGTTTTCTGTCTCTGAGTGTGGAACACGTTCTTTT GTCATTGGTGAGACGGTAATTTACCTAGCCGAGGTACAGACCATGATTAAAGTTCGCAACCTGAAGTACGGCGTGATCTCCAGGGATAATCCAATCAG ACTGATGGTTGAGTGCCGCTACCCGAGGGTGTCCGCTGCTCCCATGTTTGCAGGACCTGTGCTTGCGAGTGCAGGATACATGGTTATGAGTCCCAGTCTTCCTCCATTCCTGGTGTCCGAAGGACGGTTTGGAGTTCAGCTTTTAATTTCTCTGG aCGAGACTTTCACCAAGTTTTATCCACAGTGTCATCAGCCCCTACATGTTCTTTTGGGGAAGTCTGTATATCTGGAGTTGCGTCTGAGGTCTCGAAAACCTGCAGCTACTCTCATAGTTCACTACTGTGTGGCCTATCCACGCTCCGCCAAGAGTGCCCTGATTCTGCTGTTTGATGG ATGCCCTAATCCTCTTGACTCTGGCACCACCTCCATCCTTTATATGAAACATCTTCCGCAGAATCGGCATCAGCGTCGCTTTGAGATTAAAGCCTTTCAGTTCATGGATTTGTCCACCAGAAAATACCTGAATGAGGAG ATTTACTTCCTGTGCTCTACTGAAGTCTGCTTGCCCTCTGGGTCGCCTTGCACAGAGACCTGCTTTGATGGAAAG TTTCcctga
- the LOC113051071 gene encoding zona pellucida sperm-binding protein 4 isoform X3, producing MAWQGVKTVILVLCCINLALSLGSEPVSTLDPFASIDDEYSGVEADYSEVATQGSVQVMKSKLAVYCNNDTMKMILLDGSSSQVHILGVSVIESVYGAPVSCGYSLTQGRGHNILVVDYAGCPVISEDGHYTLRIHYQGEDGQLDVATVSCDAKQSLTPSLKHRSVQSEQIPVCARVPPTQPYESSPPLSPSYPLLLNSKPRGCSISDNQKVSCGSSGITQDECLATGCCFDDRSSICYYPMDECTADKNFVFAVYNDFTNLPVNPMNLMLGGKTGCKPVISNKDFAIFKFSVSECGTRSFVIGETVIYLAEVQTMIKVRNLKYGVISRDNPIRLMVECRYPRVSAAPMFAGPVLASAGYMVMSPSLPPFLVSEGRFGVQLLISLDETFTKFYPQCHQPLHVLLGKSVYLELRLRSRKPAATLIVHYCVAYPRSAKSALILLFDGCPNPLDSGTTSILYMKHLPQNRHQRRFEIKAFQFMDLSTRKYLNEEIYFLCSTEVCLPSGSPCTETCFDGKFP from the exons ATGGCTTGGCAGGGTGTGAAAACAGTAATTCTTGTTTTATGTTGCATTAATTTAGCTCTGTCTCTGGGTTCAGAGCCGGTCTCTACTTTAGATCCTTTTGCAAGCATAGATGATGAATATTCTGGTGTTGAAGCTGATTACTCAGAAGTGGCAACTCAAGGCAGTGTACAGGTGATGAAATCAAAGCTGGCGGTCTACTGTAACAATGATACTATGAAAATGATTTTGCTAGATGGTTCGTCCAGTCAAGTTCACATTTTGG gTGTTTCAGTAATTGAATCTGTGTATGGGGCTCCAGTGTCCTGTGGATACTCGCTGACACAAGGCCGTGGCCATAATATTTTGGTTGTTGACTATGCTGGCTGTCCTGTCATCTCGGAG GATGGCCATTACACTCTGCGGATCCACTATCAAGGTGAAGACGGACAGTTGGATGTCGCTACGGTCTCTTGTGATGCAAAACAAAGTCTCACTCCTTCCCTAAAACATCGGAGTGTACAGTCAGAACAGATTCCAGTTTGTGCAAGAGTCCCCCCAACACAACCCTACGAGTCCTCACCTCCCCTTTCCCCATCATATCCACTGCTGCTGAACAGCAAACCAAGAG GCTGCAGCATCTCTGACAATCAGAAAGTGTCGTGTGGCTCCTCGGGTATAACACAAGATGAGTGTCTGGCCACAGGATGCTGTTTTGATGACAGGTCCTCAATCTGCTACTATCCCATGGATG aatgcactgctgaCAAGAACTTTGTCTTCGCTGTTTATAATGATTTCACAAACCTTCCTGTGAACCCCATGAACTTGATGCTTGGTGGAAAGACTGGTTGCAAGCCTGTTATCTCCAACAAAGACTTCGCCATCTTCAAGTTTTCTGTCTCTGAGTGTGGAACACGTTCTTTT GTCATTGGTGAGACGGTAATTTACCTAGCCGAGGTACAGACCATGATTAAAGTTCGCAACCTGAAGTACGGCGTGATCTCCAGGGATAATCCAATCAG ACTGATGGTTGAGTGCCGCTACCCGAGGGTGTCCGCTGCTCCCATGTTTGCAGGACCTGTGCTTGCGAGTGCAGGATACATGGTTATGAGTCCCAGTCTTCCTCCATTCCTGGTGTCCGAAGGACGGTTTGGAGTTCAGCTTTTAATTTCTCTGG aCGAGACTTTCACCAAGTTTTATCCACAGTGTCATCAGCCCCTACATGTTCTTTTGGGGAAGTCTGTATATCTGGAGTTGCGTCTGAGGTCTCGAAAACCTGCAGCTACTCTCATAGTTCACTACTGTGTGGCCTATCCACGCTCCGCCAAGAGTGCCCTGATTCTGCTGTTTGATGG ATGCCCTAATCCTCTTGACTCTGGCACCACCTCCATCCTTTATATGAAACATCTTCCGCAGAATCGGCATCAGCGTCGCTTTGAGATTAAAGCCTTTCAGTTCATGGATTTGTCCACCAGAAAATACCTGAATGAGGAG ATTTACTTCCTGTGCTCTACTGAAGTCTGCTTGCCCTCTGGGTCGCCTTGCACAGAGACCTGCTTTGATGGAAAG TTTCcctga
- the LOC113051071 gene encoding zona pellucida sperm-binding protein 1 isoform X1, translated as MAWQGVKTVILVLCCINLALSLGSEPVSTLDPFASIDDEYSGVEADYSEVATQGSVQVMKSKLAVYCNNDTMKMILLDGSSSQVHILGVSVIESVYGAPVSCGYSLTQGRGHNILVVDYAGCPVISEDGHYTLRIHYQGEDGQLDVATVSCDAKQSLTPSLKHRSVQSEQIPVCARVPPTQPYESSPPLSPSYPLLLNSKPRGCSISDNQRVSCGSSGITQDECLATGCCFDERSSVCYYPMDGCSISDNQKVSCGSSGITQDECLATGCCFDDRSSICYYPMDECTADKNFVFAVYNDFTNLPVNPMNLMLGGKTGCKPVISNKDFAIFKFSVSECGTRSFVIGETVIYLAEVQTMIKVRNLKYGVISRDNPIRLMVECRYPRVSAAPMFAGPVLASAGYMVMSPSLPPFLVSEGRFGVQLLISLDETFTKFYPQCHQPLHVLLGKSVYLELRLRSRKPAATLIVHYCVAYPRSAKSALILLFDGCPNPLDSGTTSILYMKHLPQNRHQRRFEIKAFQFMDLSTRKYLNEEIYFLCSTEVCLPSGSPCTETCFDGKFP; from the exons ATGGCTTGGCAGGGTGTGAAAACAGTAATTCTTGTTTTATGTTGCATTAATTTAGCTCTGTCTCTGGGTTCAGAGCCGGTCTCTACTTTAGATCCTTTTGCAAGCATAGATGATGAATATTCTGGTGTTGAAGCTGATTACTCAGAAGTGGCAACTCAAGGCAGTGTACAGGTGATGAAATCAAAGCTGGCGGTCTACTGTAACAATGATACTATGAAAATGATTTTGCTAGATGGTTCGTCCAGTCAAGTTCACATTTTGG gTGTTTCAGTAATTGAATCTGTGTATGGGGCTCCAGTGTCCTGTGGATACTCGCTGACACAAGGCCGTGGCCATAATATTTTGGTTGTTGACTATGCTGGCTGTCCTGTCATCTCGGAG GATGGCCATTACACTCTGCGGATCCACTATCAAGGTGAAGACGGACAGTTGGATGTCGCTACGGTCTCTTGTGATGCAAAACAAAGTCTCACTCCTTCCCTAAAACATCGGAGTGTACAGTCAGAACAGATTCCAGTTTGTGCAAGAGTCCCCCCAACACAACCCTACGAGTCCTCACCTCCCCTTTCCCCATCATATCCACTGCTGCTGAACAGCAAACCAAGAG GCTGCAGCATCTCTGACAATCAGAGAGTGTCGTGTGGCTCCTCGGGTATAACACAAGATGAGTGTCTGGCCACAGGATGCTGTTTTGATGAGAGGTCCTCAGTCTGCTACTATCCCATGGATG GCTGCAGCATCTCTGACAATCAGAAAGTGTCGTGTGGCTCCTCGGGTATAACACAAGATGAGTGTCTGGCCACAGGATGCTGTTTTGATGACAGGTCCTCAATCTGCTACTATCCCATGGATG aatgcactgctgaCAAGAACTTTGTCTTCGCTGTTTATAATGATTTCACAAACCTTCCTGTGAACCCCATGAACTTGATGCTTGGTGGAAAGACTGGTTGCAAGCCTGTTATCTCCAACAAAGACTTCGCCATCTTCAAGTTTTCTGTCTCTGAGTGTGGAACACGTTCTTTT GTCATTGGTGAGACGGTAATTTACCTAGCCGAGGTACAGACCATGATTAAAGTTCGCAACCTGAAGTACGGCGTGATCTCCAGGGATAATCCAATCAG ACTGATGGTTGAGTGCCGCTACCCGAGGGTGTCCGCTGCTCCCATGTTTGCAGGACCTGTGCTTGCGAGTGCAGGATACATGGTTATGAGTCCCAGTCTTCCTCCATTCCTGGTGTCCGAAGGACGGTTTGGAGTTCAGCTTTTAATTTCTCTGG aCGAGACTTTCACCAAGTTTTATCCACAGTGTCATCAGCCCCTACATGTTCTTTTGGGGAAGTCTGTATATCTGGAGTTGCGTCTGAGGTCTCGAAAACCTGCAGCTACTCTCATAGTTCACTACTGTGTGGCCTATCCACGCTCCGCCAAGAGTGCCCTGATTCTGCTGTTTGATGG ATGCCCTAATCCTCTTGACTCTGGCACCACCTCCATCCTTTATATGAAACATCTTCCGCAGAATCGGCATCAGCGTCGCTTTGAGATTAAAGCCTTTCAGTTCATGGATTTGTCCACCAGAAAATACCTGAATGAGGAG ATTTACTTCCTGTGCTCTACTGAAGTCTGCTTGCCCTCTGGGTCGCCTTGCACAGAGACCTGCTTTGATGGAAAG TTTCcctga